Proteins found in one Canis aureus isolate CA01 chromosome 19, VMU_Caureus_v.1.0, whole genome shotgun sequence genomic segment:
- the SLC26A6 gene encoding solute carrier family 26 member 6 isoform X4, with amino-acid sequence MGPSEASGQRDTQALLPVPQAMELRKRDYHVERPLLNQEQLEELGCWTSATGTRQWRTWFQCSHARARALLFQHLPVLAWLPRYPLRDWLLGDLLAGLSVAIMQLPQGLAYALLAGLPPVFGLYSSFYPVFVYFLFGTSRHISVGTFAVMSVMVGSVTESLAPDENFLQAVNSTIDEATRDATRVELASTLSVLVGLFQVGLGLVRFGFVVTYLSEPLVRGYTTAASVQVFVSQLKYVFGLQLSSRSGPLSLIYTVLEVCSKLPQSVVGTVVTAVVAGVVLVLVKLLNDKLHRRLPLPIPGELLTLIGATAISYGVGLKHRFGVDIVGNIPAGLVPPAAPNPQLFASLVGYAFTIAVVGFAIAISLGKIFALRHGYRVDSNQELVALGLSNLIGGIFQCFPVSCSMSRSLVQEGAGGNTQVAGAVSSLFILIIIVKLGELFRDLPKAVLAAAIIVNLKGMLMQFTDIPSLWKSNRMDLLIWLVTFVATILLNLDIGLAVAVVFSLLLVVVRTQLPHYSVLGQVTDTDIYQDVAEYSEAREVPGVKVFRSSATMYFANAELYSDALKQRCGIDVDHLMSQKKKRLRKKEQKLKRLQKTLQKQTAASEGTSVSIHVNTSVRDMESNNVEDSKAQASTGNEVEDIAAGGQEDTKASNGSTLKALGLPQPHFHSLVLDLSALSFVDTVCIKSLKNIFRDFREIEVEVYLAACHTPVVTQLEAGHFFDASITKQHLFASVHDAVLFALQHPKSSPANPVLMTKL; translated from the exons ATGGGGCCGTCTGAAGCTTCGGG GCAGAGGGACACACAGGCGCTGTTGCCTGTGCCACAAGCCATGGAGCTAAGGAAGCGAGACTACCATGTGGAGCGGCCACTGCTTAACCAGGAACAGCTGGAGGAGCTGGGGTGTTGGACCTCAGCAACTGGGACCCGCCAGTGGCGAACCTGGTTTCA GTGCTCCCATGCTCGGGCCCGAGCCCTTCTGTTCCAACACCTTCCGGTTTTGGCCTGGCTACCTCGGTATCCCTTGCGAGACTGGCTCCTGGGCGACTTGTTGGCTGGCCTGAGTGTGGCCATTATGCAGCTACCACAAG GCCTAGCCTATGCCCTCCTGGCTGGACTGCCCCCCGTGTTCGGCCTCTACAGCTCTTTTTATCCTGTCTTTGTCTACTTCCTGTTTGGCACTTCCCGGCATATCTCTGTGG GCACCTTTGCTGTCATGTCTGTGATGGTGGGCAGTGTGACAGAATCCCTGGCCCCAGATGAGAACTTCCTGCAGGCTGTGAACTCCACAATCGATGAGGCGACCAGAGATGCTACCCGGGTGGAGCTGGCCTCCACGCTCAGTGTCCTGGTCGGCCTCTTCCAG GTAGGGCTGGGCCTGGTCCGCTTCGGCTTTGTGGTCACCTACCTGTCAGAGCCCCTGGTCCGAGGCTATACCACAGCTGCGTCTGTGCAGGTCTTCGTCTCCCAGCTCAAGTATGTTTTTGGCCTCCAACTGAGCAGCCGCTCTGGGCCACTGTCCCTCATCTAT acAGTGCTGGAGGTCTGCTCAAAACTGCCCCAGAGTGTGGTGGGCACGGTGGTCACCGCGGTGGTGGCCGGTGTGGTGCTTGTGCTGGTGAAACTCCTGAATGACAAATTGCACCGACGTCTACCCCTGCCGATCCCCGGGGAACTGCTGACG CTCATTGGGGCCACAGCCATCTCCTACGGCGTGGGCCTGAAGCACAGATTTGGGGTGGATATCGTGGGCAACATCCCTGCAGG GCTGgtgcccccagcagcccccaatCCCCAGCTGTTCGCCAGCCTGGTGGGATATGCCTTCACCATCGCTGTGGTTGGTTTTGCCATTGCCATCTCTCTGGGGAAGATCTTCGCTCTGAGGCACGGCTACCGGGTGGACAGCAACCAG GAGCTGGTGGCTCTCGGCCTCAGTAATCTCATTGGGGGCATCTTCCAATGCTTCCCCGTGAGCTGTTCCATGTCCCGCAGCCTGGTACAGGAGGGCGCCGGAGGCAACACACAG GTGGCTGGAGCCGTCTCCTCTCTCTTCATCCTCATTATCATCGTCAAACTTGGGGAACTCTTCAGAGACCTGCCCAAG GCAGTCCTGGCAGCTGCCATTATCGTGAACTTGAAGGGCATGTTGATGCAGTTCACCGACATACCTTCCCTCTGGAAGTCGAATCGGATGGATCTG CTCATCTGGCTGGTGACCTTTGTGGCCACCATCCTGCTGAACTTGGACATTGGCCTGGCAGTTGCAGTGGtcttctctctcctgcttgtgGTGGTCCGCACACAGCT GCCCCACTACTCTGTCTTGGGGCAAGTGACAGACACGGATATTTACCAAGATGTGGCCGAGTACTCAGAG GCCAGGGAGGTCCCAGGTGTGAAGGTCTTCCGCTCATCAGCCACCATGTATTTTGCTAATGCTGAGCTCTACAGTGATGCGCTGAAGCAGAGG TGTGGTATAGACGTCGATCACCTCATGTCCCAGAAGAAGAAGCGGCTCAGGAAGAAGGAGCAAAAGCTGAAGCGACTGCAGAAGACTCTCCAGAAACAG ACTGCAGCCTCTGAGGGAACTTCTGTTTCCATCCATGTTAACACCAGCGTCAGAGACATGGAAAGCAACAATGTGGAGGACtctaaggcccag GCGAGCACAGGGAATGAGGTAGAGGATATAGCAGCTGGTGGTCAAGAAGATACTAAGGCCTCAAATGGGTCCACACTGAAGGCCCTGGGCCTGCCTCAGCCGCACTTCCACAGCCTTGTCCTGGACCTGAGTGCCCTCTCCTTTGTGGACACTGTGTGCATCAAGAGCCTGAAGAAT ATTTTCCGCGACTTCCGAGAGATCGAGGTGGAGGTGTACCTGGCTGCCTGCCACA ctcctGTGGTCACTCAGCTTGAGGCCGGGCACTTCTTCGATGCATCTATCACTAAGCAGCATCTCTTTGCCTCTGTCCATGATGCTGTCCTCTTTGCTCTCCAACACCCGAAGTCCAGCCCTGCCAACCCTGTTTTG ATGACCAAACTCTGA
- the SLC26A6 gene encoding solute carrier family 26 member 6 isoform X7, producing the protein MGPSEASGRLPPEARDGGGSRRAPRPRGLCAEPLERRPRAGLGPREAAECGGAPARRQRDTQALLPVPQAMELRKRDYHVERPLLNQEQLEELGCWTSATGTRQWRTWFQCSHARARALLFQHLPVLAWLPRYPLRDWLLGDLLAGLSVAIMQLPQGLAYALLAGLPPVFGLYSSFYPVFVYFLFGTSRHISVGTFAVMSVMVGSVTESLAPDENFLQAVNSTIDEATRDATRVELASTLSVLVGLFQLIGATAISYGVGLKHRFGVDIVGNIPAGLVPPAAPNPQLFASLVGYAFTIAVVGFAIAISLGKIFALRHGYRVDSNQELVALGLSNLIGGIFQCFPVSCSMSRSLVQEGAGGNTQVAGAVSSLFILIIIVKLGELFRDLPKAVLAAAIIVNLKGMLMQFTDIPSLWKSNRMDLLIWLVTFVATILLNLDIGLAVAVVFSLLLVVVRTQLPHYSVLGQVTDTDIYQDVAEYSEAREVPGVKVFRSSATMYFANAELYSDALKQRCGIDVDHLMSQKKKRLRKKEQKLKRLQKTLQKQTAASEGTSVSIHVNTSVRDMESNNVEDSKAQQASTGNEVEDIAAGGQEDTKASNGSTLKALGLPQPHFHSLVLDLSALSFVDTVCIKSLKNIFRDFREIEVEVYLAACHTPVVTQLEAGHFFDASITKQHLFASVHDAVLFALQHPKSSPANPVLMTKL; encoded by the exons ATGGGGCCGTCTGAAGCTTCGGG GCGGCTGCCCCCGGAAGCGAGGGATGGGGGCGGGAGCcggcgcgccccccgcccccgagggcTGTGTGCGGAGCCACTCGAGCGCCGCCCGCGGGCTGGCCTCGGGCCGCGGGAGGCGGCTGAGTGTGGAGGAGCCCCGGCCCGGAG GCAGAGGGACACACAGGCGCTGTTGCCTGTGCCACAAGCCATGGAGCTAAGGAAGCGAGACTACCATGTGGAGCGGCCACTGCTTAACCAGGAACAGCTGGAGGAGCTGGGGTGTTGGACCTCAGCAACTGGGACCCGCCAGTGGCGAACCTGGTTTCA GTGCTCCCATGCTCGGGCCCGAGCCCTTCTGTTCCAACACCTTCCGGTTTTGGCCTGGCTACCTCGGTATCCCTTGCGAGACTGGCTCCTGGGCGACTTGTTGGCTGGCCTGAGTGTGGCCATTATGCAGCTACCACAAG GCCTAGCCTATGCCCTCCTGGCTGGACTGCCCCCCGTGTTCGGCCTCTACAGCTCTTTTTATCCTGTCTTTGTCTACTTCCTGTTTGGCACTTCCCGGCATATCTCTGTGG GCACCTTTGCTGTCATGTCTGTGATGGTGGGCAGTGTGACAGAATCCCTGGCCCCAGATGAGAACTTCCTGCAGGCTGTGAACTCCACAATCGATGAGGCGACCAGAGATGCTACCCGGGTGGAGCTGGCCTCCACGCTCAGTGTCCTGGTCGGCCTCTTCCAG CTCATTGGGGCCACAGCCATCTCCTACGGCGTGGGCCTGAAGCACAGATTTGGGGTGGATATCGTGGGCAACATCCCTGCAGG GCTGgtgcccccagcagcccccaatCCCCAGCTGTTCGCCAGCCTGGTGGGATATGCCTTCACCATCGCTGTGGTTGGTTTTGCCATTGCCATCTCTCTGGGGAAGATCTTCGCTCTGAGGCACGGCTACCGGGTGGACAGCAACCAG GAGCTGGTGGCTCTCGGCCTCAGTAATCTCATTGGGGGCATCTTCCAATGCTTCCCCGTGAGCTGTTCCATGTCCCGCAGCCTGGTACAGGAGGGCGCCGGAGGCAACACACAG GTGGCTGGAGCCGTCTCCTCTCTCTTCATCCTCATTATCATCGTCAAACTTGGGGAACTCTTCAGAGACCTGCCCAAG GCAGTCCTGGCAGCTGCCATTATCGTGAACTTGAAGGGCATGTTGATGCAGTTCACCGACATACCTTCCCTCTGGAAGTCGAATCGGATGGATCTG CTCATCTGGCTGGTGACCTTTGTGGCCACCATCCTGCTGAACTTGGACATTGGCCTGGCAGTTGCAGTGGtcttctctctcctgcttgtgGTGGTCCGCACACAGCT GCCCCACTACTCTGTCTTGGGGCAAGTGACAGACACGGATATTTACCAAGATGTGGCCGAGTACTCAGAG GCCAGGGAGGTCCCAGGTGTGAAGGTCTTCCGCTCATCAGCCACCATGTATTTTGCTAATGCTGAGCTCTACAGTGATGCGCTGAAGCAGAGG TGTGGTATAGACGTCGATCACCTCATGTCCCAGAAGAAGAAGCGGCTCAGGAAGAAGGAGCAAAAGCTGAAGCGACTGCAGAAGACTCTCCAGAAACAG ACTGCAGCCTCTGAGGGAACTTCTGTTTCCATCCATGTTAACACCAGCGTCAGAGACATGGAAAGCAACAATGTGGAGGACtctaaggcccag CAGGCGAGCACAGGGAATGAGGTAGAGGATATAGCAGCTGGTGGTCAAGAAGATACTAAGGCCTCAAATGGGTCCACACTGAAGGCCCTGGGCCTGCCTCAGCCGCACTTCCACAGCCTTGTCCTGGACCTGAGTGCCCTCTCCTTTGTGGACACTGTGTGCATCAAGAGCCTGAAGAAT ATTTTCCGCGACTTCCGAGAGATCGAGGTGGAGGTGTACCTGGCTGCCTGCCACA ctcctGTGGTCACTCAGCTTGAGGCCGGGCACTTCTTCGATGCATCTATCACTAAGCAGCATCTCTTTGCCTCTGTCCATGATGCTGTCCTCTTTGCTCTCCAACACCCGAAGTCCAGCCCTGCCAACCCTGTTTTG ATGACCAAACTCTGA
- the SLC26A6 gene encoding solute carrier family 26 member 6 isoform X6, producing MELRKRDYHVERPLLNQEQLEELGCWTSATGTRQWRTWFQCSHARARALLFQHLPVLAWLPRYPLRDWLLGDLLAGLSVAIMQLPQGLAYALLAGLPPVFGLYSSFYPVFVYFLFGTSRHISVGTFAVMSVMVGSVTESLAPDENFLQAVNSTIDEATRDATRVELASTLSVLVGLFQVGLGLVRFGFVVTYLSEPLVRGYTTAASVQVFVSQLKYVFGLQLSSRSGPLSLIYTVLEVCSKLPQSVVGTVVTAVVAGVVLVLVKLLNDKLHRRLPLPIPGELLTLIGATAISYGVGLKHRFGVDIVGNIPAGLVPPAAPNPQLFASLVGYAFTIAVVGFAIAISLGKIFALRHGYRVDSNQELVALGLSNLIGGIFQCFPVSCSMSRSLVQEGAGGNTQVAGAVSSLFILIIIVKLGELFRDLPKAVLAAAIIVNLKGMLMQFTDIPSLWKSNRMDLLIWLVTFVATILLNLDIGLAVAVVFSLLLVVVRTQLPHYSVLGQVTDTDIYQDVAEYSEAREVPGVKVFRSSATMYFANAELYSDALKQRCGIDVDHLMSQKKKRLRKKEQKLKRLQKTLQKQTAASEGTSVSIHVNTSVRDMESNNVEDSKAQQASTGNEVEDIAAGGQEDTKASNGSTLKALGLPQPHFHSLVLDLSALSFVDTVCIKSLKNIFRDFREIEVEVYLAACHTPVVTQLEAGHFFDASITKQHLFASVHDAVLFALQHPKSSPANPVLMTKL from the exons ATGGAGCTAAGGAAGCGAGACTACCATGTGGAGCGGCCACTGCTTAACCAGGAACAGCTGGAGGAGCTGGGGTGTTGGACCTCAGCAACTGGGACCCGCCAGTGGCGAACCTGGTTTCA GTGCTCCCATGCTCGGGCCCGAGCCCTTCTGTTCCAACACCTTCCGGTTTTGGCCTGGCTACCTCGGTATCCCTTGCGAGACTGGCTCCTGGGCGACTTGTTGGCTGGCCTGAGTGTGGCCATTATGCAGCTACCACAAG GCCTAGCCTATGCCCTCCTGGCTGGACTGCCCCCCGTGTTCGGCCTCTACAGCTCTTTTTATCCTGTCTTTGTCTACTTCCTGTTTGGCACTTCCCGGCATATCTCTGTGG GCACCTTTGCTGTCATGTCTGTGATGGTGGGCAGTGTGACAGAATCCCTGGCCCCAGATGAGAACTTCCTGCAGGCTGTGAACTCCACAATCGATGAGGCGACCAGAGATGCTACCCGGGTGGAGCTGGCCTCCACGCTCAGTGTCCTGGTCGGCCTCTTCCAG GTAGGGCTGGGCCTGGTCCGCTTCGGCTTTGTGGTCACCTACCTGTCAGAGCCCCTGGTCCGAGGCTATACCACAGCTGCGTCTGTGCAGGTCTTCGTCTCCCAGCTCAAGTATGTTTTTGGCCTCCAACTGAGCAGCCGCTCTGGGCCACTGTCCCTCATCTAT acAGTGCTGGAGGTCTGCTCAAAACTGCCCCAGAGTGTGGTGGGCACGGTGGTCACCGCGGTGGTGGCCGGTGTGGTGCTTGTGCTGGTGAAACTCCTGAATGACAAATTGCACCGACGTCTACCCCTGCCGATCCCCGGGGAACTGCTGACG CTCATTGGGGCCACAGCCATCTCCTACGGCGTGGGCCTGAAGCACAGATTTGGGGTGGATATCGTGGGCAACATCCCTGCAGG GCTGgtgcccccagcagcccccaatCCCCAGCTGTTCGCCAGCCTGGTGGGATATGCCTTCACCATCGCTGTGGTTGGTTTTGCCATTGCCATCTCTCTGGGGAAGATCTTCGCTCTGAGGCACGGCTACCGGGTGGACAGCAACCAG GAGCTGGTGGCTCTCGGCCTCAGTAATCTCATTGGGGGCATCTTCCAATGCTTCCCCGTGAGCTGTTCCATGTCCCGCAGCCTGGTACAGGAGGGCGCCGGAGGCAACACACAG GTGGCTGGAGCCGTCTCCTCTCTCTTCATCCTCATTATCATCGTCAAACTTGGGGAACTCTTCAGAGACCTGCCCAAG GCAGTCCTGGCAGCTGCCATTATCGTGAACTTGAAGGGCATGTTGATGCAGTTCACCGACATACCTTCCCTCTGGAAGTCGAATCGGATGGATCTG CTCATCTGGCTGGTGACCTTTGTGGCCACCATCCTGCTGAACTTGGACATTGGCCTGGCAGTTGCAGTGGtcttctctctcctgcttgtgGTGGTCCGCACACAGCT GCCCCACTACTCTGTCTTGGGGCAAGTGACAGACACGGATATTTACCAAGATGTGGCCGAGTACTCAGAG GCCAGGGAGGTCCCAGGTGTGAAGGTCTTCCGCTCATCAGCCACCATGTATTTTGCTAATGCTGAGCTCTACAGTGATGCGCTGAAGCAGAGG TGTGGTATAGACGTCGATCACCTCATGTCCCAGAAGAAGAAGCGGCTCAGGAAGAAGGAGCAAAAGCTGAAGCGACTGCAGAAGACTCTCCAGAAACAG ACTGCAGCCTCTGAGGGAACTTCTGTTTCCATCCATGTTAACACCAGCGTCAGAGACATGGAAAGCAACAATGTGGAGGACtctaaggcccag CAGGCGAGCACAGGGAATGAGGTAGAGGATATAGCAGCTGGTGGTCAAGAAGATACTAAGGCCTCAAATGGGTCCACACTGAAGGCCCTGGGCCTGCCTCAGCCGCACTTCCACAGCCTTGTCCTGGACCTGAGTGCCCTCTCCTTTGTGGACACTGTGTGCATCAAGAGCCTGAAGAAT ATTTTCCGCGACTTCCGAGAGATCGAGGTGGAGGTGTACCTGGCTGCCTGCCACA ctcctGTGGTCACTCAGCTTGAGGCCGGGCACTTCTTCGATGCATCTATCACTAAGCAGCATCTCTTTGCCTCTGTCCATGATGCTGTCCTCTTTGCTCTCCAACACCCGAAGTCCAGCCCTGCCAACCCTGTTTTG ATGACCAAACTCTGA